In the Magnolia sinica isolate HGM2019 chromosome 15, MsV1, whole genome shotgun sequence genome, one interval contains:
- the LOC131226632 gene encoding 6-phosphogluconate dehydrogenase, decarboxylating 3, chloroplastic-like, translating to MEASTALSRIGLAGLAVMGQNLALNIADHGFPISVYNRTSSKVDETVHRAEQEGHLPLTGHYTPRDFVLSIQRPRSIIILVKAGAPVDQTISTLAQFLSPGDAIIDGGNEWYENTERRIRETTERGILYLGMGVSGGEDGARHGPSLMPGGSFDAYKNVEDVLQKVAAQVKDDGPCVTYIGEGGSGNFVKMVHNGIEYGDMQLISEAYDVLKIVGGLSNSELAEIFDSWNRSELESFLIEITADIFKVKDEFGDGELVDKILDKTGMKGTGKWTVQQAAELSIAAPTIAASLDCRYLSGLKEERENASRVFKEAGIAEVLAGRAIDKKRLVDDVKQALYASKICSYAQGMNLLRAKSDEKGWNLNLGELARIWKGGCIIRAVFLDRIKKAYERNRGLANLVVDPDFAKEMVQRQAAWRRVVGMAIEAGISTPGMCASLAYFDTYRRARLPANLVQAQRDLFGAHTYERVDRPGSFHTEWTKLAKEGKAGVGALN from the coding sequence ATGGAAGCTTCAACGGCTCTCTCTCGGATCGGCTTAGCCGGCTTGGCCGTGATGGGCCAGAACCTGGCTCTCAACATAGCCGACCACGGCTTTCCCATCTCCGTCTACAACCGTACATCATCCAAGGTCGACGAGACCGTCCATCGCGCCGAACAGGAGGGCCACCTCCCCCTCACCGGCCACTACACTCCTCGTGACTTCGTCCTCTCCATCCAACGGCCCAGATCGATCATCATCCTCGTCAAGGCCGGGGCGCCCGTTGATCAGACCATCTCCACCCTCGCCCAATTCCTCTCTCCTGGCGACGCCATCATCGACGGCGGCAACGAGTGGTATGAGAACACTGAGCGCCGTATCCGCGAGACTACCGAAAGGGGTATACTCTACCTCGGCATGGGTGTCTCAGGTGGCGAAGATGGGGCCCGCCACGGTCCATCGCTGATGCCTGGCGGATCGTTTGATGCTTACAAGAACGTGGAGGATGTTCTGCAGAAGGTTGCAGCTCAGGTGAAGGACGATGGGCCGTGCGTAACGTATATTGGCGAAGGTGGGTCTGGCAATTTCGTCAAGATGGTCCACAACGGGATCGAGTATGGAGACATGCAGCTGATATCTGAGGCGTATGACGTCTTGAAGATAGTTGGTGGGCTGTCGAATTCTGAATTGGCGGAGATTTTTGATTCGTGGAATCGGAGCGAGCTTGAGAGCTTCTTGATTGAGATCACGGCAGATATTTTCAAGGTAAAGGATGAGTTTGGGGACGGCGAGTTGGTGGACAAGATTCTGGATAAGACGGGGATGAAGGGGACGGGGAAATGGACTGTGCAGCAGGCCGCGGAGCTCTCAATTGCGGCACCCACGATCGCTGCTTCTCTGGATTGCCGGTATTTGAGCGGGTTGAAGGAGGAGAGGGAGAATGCTTCGCGGGTTTTCAAGGAGGCGGGGATTGCAGAGGTCCTGGCGGGCCGTGCCATTGATAAGAAGCGGCTGGTGGATGATGTGAAGCAGGCGCTGTATGCATCGAAGATCTGCAGCTATGCACAGGGGATGAATCTGCTGCGGGCGAAGAGTGATGAGAAGGGTTGGAATTTGAATTTGGGCGAGCTGGCGCGGATCTGGAAGGGTGGGTGCATCATACGGGCGGTGTTCCTGGACCGGATCAAGAAGGCGTATGAGCGGAACCGTGGGCTGGCGAACCTGGTGGTGGACCCGGATTTTGCGAAGGAGATGGTGCAGCGGCAGGCGGCGTGGAGGCGGGTTGTTGGGATGGCAATTGAGGCCGGGATCAGCACGCCGGGGATGTGCGCCAGCCTGGCGTACTTTGATACATACAGGCGGGCCAGGCTGCCTGCAAACCTGGTGCAGGCGCAGCGGGACTTGTTCGGGGCCCACACATATGAACGGGTCGACCGCCCGGGTTCTTTCCATACAGAGTGGACGAAGCTCGCCAAGGAGGGGAAGGCCGGTGTTGGTGCTTTGAACTGA
- the LOC131227722 gene encoding uncharacterized protein LOC131227722 → MSYCKIQAFLSDAEKLYKQLAHLKSRPRQNFQRNGFLGLFGRKVDVVDHTEKWLQDLEENVRMQQSDVSLIGEVLIRLMGADEHIYSNYMDSKQWLQDTEVLEMILNKFSSSGPWTPEEDQRLVDYIEKHGHGSWRALPKLADLNRCGKFSSEEERIIVNLHSVIGNKF, encoded by the exons ATGTCATATTGTAAGATTCAAGCTTTTCTG AGTGATGCAGAGAAGCTGTATAAACAACTTGCGCATTTAAAATCAAGACCTAGGCAAAATTTTCAACGTAATGGTTTCCTGGGACTTTTTGGACGAAAGGTTGATGTTGTAGATCACACTGAGAAGTGGTTACAAGATTTGGAAGAGAATGTTAGAATGCAACAATCAGATGTTTCATTGATAGGAGAG GTCTTAATACGCCTGATGGGTGCTGATGAACATATTTATTCCAATTATATGGACTCAAAGCAGTGGTTACAAGATACGGAGGTGCTTGAGATGATTCTGAATAAGTTCAGCTCCTCA GGCCCATGGACCCCAGAAGAAGATCAAAGGCTTGTGGACTACATTGAGAAGCATGGTCATGGAAGTTGGAGAGCACTCCCGAAGCTCGCGGACCTGAATAGGTGTGGAAAATTCTCCAGTGAAGAAGAGCGGATCATTGTCAACCTTCATTCGGTTATTGGAAATAA gttttag